The following are from one region of the Gemmatimonadales bacterium genome:
- a CDS encoding UbiA family prenyltransferase, with protein AWSSPWWVIVLLALVVTCWGGGFDVLYSLQDEQFDREHGLRSMTVALGPGPAIAVARGLHLGAAVALVAFGVAAGFGAWYLAGVVVAVVLLIWEHRLVHPGDYSKLDAAFFAMNGIISAAVMMGAIADVVLR; from the coding sequence CGCGTGGAGCTCCCCGTGGTGGGTGATCGTGCTCCTGGCCCTGGTCGTCACCTGCTGGGGCGGCGGATTCGACGTGCTGTACTCCCTCCAGGACGAGCAGTTCGACCGGGAGCACGGGCTCCGCTCCATGACGGTGGCCCTGGGGCCCGGGCCAGCCATCGCGGTGGCGCGCGGGCTGCACCTCGGCGCCGCGGTGGCACTGGTGGCATTCGGCGTAGCAGCTGGGTTTGGCGCTTGGTATCTGGCCGGCGTGGTGGTCGCCGTGGTCTTGCTCATATGGGAGCACCGGCTCGTGCATCCGGGAGATTACTCGAAGCTGGATGCCGCCTTCTTCGCCATGAACGGGATCATCTCTGCCGCGGTGATGATGGGTGCGATAGCCGACGTGGTGCTCCGGTGA